In Myxococcus stipitatus, the following are encoded in one genomic region:
- a CDS encoding SBBP repeat-containing protein, which translates to MKHPLLSTFALAGVVCAVGAPSSAEAQVPAPSWVRQLGANFDEQAQAVAVSGNSVYVVGHTTSQLGPQPKAGGLDVFVAKYTTAGALQWVQQLGTAGDERATAVATDADGNVYVTGQTSGAFDFFTNAGGYDLFVTRFDAQGSRQWLRQTGTQMDDFGTGIAIGADDTLYVSGYTGGSFANGGNPNNYDVVVALYDTGGNLYWLNQYGTAKSDIARGIAVTNDHQVYVVGNTSGPFGDSSTPESGTDLFLMKLNILGVQQWVRKDNTSELEDARGVAVGADGSIYVVGETFGSFSGGPANNGTVDVFVAKYSSVANQLWTRMIGGSQPDYAFGVAVAADGTVQVAGYTTNALDGNAYAGSQDAFLTRFDAAGLKLGTRTLGTSSIDSARGVAVDAAGNAYVTGFTYGDLGGNPNAGSFDAFLARF; encoded by the coding sequence ATGAAACACCCCCTCTTGAGCACGTTTGCCCTGGCTGGTGTCGTCTGCGCGGTGGGCGCGCCCTCCTCCGCCGAAGCCCAGGTCCCCGCCCCCTCGTGGGTCCGTCAGCTCGGCGCCAACTTCGATGAACAGGCCCAGGCCGTCGCCGTCTCGGGCAACAGCGTCTACGTGGTGGGCCACACCACCAGCCAACTGGGGCCGCAGCCGAAGGCGGGCGGGCTGGATGTCTTCGTCGCCAAGTACACCACCGCGGGCGCGTTGCAGTGGGTCCAGCAGCTGGGCACCGCGGGGGATGAGCGCGCCACCGCCGTGGCCACCGACGCGGACGGCAACGTGTACGTCACGGGCCAGACCTCCGGCGCCTTCGACTTCTTCACGAACGCGGGCGGGTACGACCTCTTCGTCACGCGCTTCGATGCCCAGGGCAGCCGCCAGTGGCTGCGGCAGACGGGCACGCAGATGGATGACTTCGGCACGGGCATCGCCATCGGCGCGGACGACACGCTCTACGTCTCCGGCTACACCGGCGGCAGCTTCGCCAACGGCGGCAACCCCAACAACTACGACGTCGTCGTGGCGCTCTACGACACGGGCGGCAACCTCTACTGGCTCAACCAGTACGGCACGGCGAAGAGCGACATCGCGCGCGGCATCGCGGTGACGAACGACCATCAGGTGTACGTCGTGGGCAACACGTCCGGCCCGTTCGGCGATTCCAGCACGCCGGAGTCGGGCACCGACCTCTTCCTCATGAAGCTCAACATCCTGGGCGTCCAGCAGTGGGTGCGCAAGGACAACACCTCCGAGCTCGAGGACGCCCGGGGCGTGGCCGTGGGCGCGGATGGCTCCATCTACGTCGTGGGCGAGACGTTCGGTTCCTTCAGCGGCGGCCCCGCCAACAACGGCACCGTGGACGTCTTCGTCGCCAAGTACAGCTCCGTGGCCAACCAGCTGTGGACGCGGATGATTGGCGGCTCGCAGCCCGACTATGCGTTCGGCGTCGCGGTCGCCGCCGATGGCACCGTGCAGGTCGCGGGCTACACGACGAACGCGCTGGACGGGAATGCCTATGCGGGCTCGCAGGATGCGTTCCTCACGCGGTTCGACGCCGCGGGCCTCAAGCTGGGCACGCGCACCCTGGGCACCTCCTCCATCGACTCCGCGCGCGGCGTGGCGGTGGACGCCGCGGGCAACGCCTACGTCACGGGCTTCACCTACGGCGACCTGGGCGGCAACCCCAACGCGGGCAGCTTCGACGCGTTCCTTGCCCGCTTCTGA
- a CDS encoding M1 family metallopeptidase — MRWSPILLVPALVSLHCTHAPEAAAPSTPAATVATPQWPEAQPPALRLPDTIQPTHYTLDLRLISTEQTFSGTVTVEVDVREPVRQVWLHGQDLEVSSARIETAARTLEAKPVTESEGRLGLLLPETLAAGKARIVIAFSGKVDRERSRGLYSVAEGGHDYFYTFFEPVDARRAFPCFDEPGFKVPWKLRFTVKDTDVALANHAIESKEALPGGLQRVTFIDSKPMPSYLVAFMVGPFDVVDAGTTGRNKVPLRFVVPKGRGPETAYAASVTPRIITVLEDFFDQTYPYEKLDVAVVPRYWGTMEHPGLVAMGQPLTLIKPGEETIQRRRRYVQIAGHELGHYWFGNIVTCHWWDDIWLNESLTSWLDRKQMDGFEPAWGYGRDASSGDRMAAMETDALGSTLPVRKAATTHDGIQGVFDNSTTYSKGAALLDMLESWMGAEKMRDMLRRHVRKHAWSTATADDFAGTIAEAAGPDLARAFRTFIDQAGVPRVSAELQCETGKAPRLKLSQERYVPVGSTTSTAQTWSIPVCVRAGGRAGDTRVCQILSERTGELELPLKSCPQWVLLNANGAGYYRSSYTSQQLTQVLASPKGTLSVAERLTLLSDAEAAASRGDLPLGDALKLVPGTVSDSNRAIVTAGANLLGLVRQDSLTPAERTRFRAWVGQLYGPRARALGWQPRPGDTDEVKQLRSLLLNLAVGMGDDAALARDAQKLARAWLDKRDSVSAEAAPLALRVAARTSDRSLFDTILAQARKAKDHNERQELLFPLAFFTDPALVRESLALVNGGEFDVRDTYKLLGVSFFKVDSREAAWKYFREQFDSMAAKVRSDDLSGIVGFTSQLCDDTQRAELEAFLGPRVAKLEGAPHAYEQALETIRLCVEADRVHRPSVQSFLSRLPR, encoded by the coding sequence ATGCGCTGGTCCCCCATCCTCCTCGTCCCCGCGTTGGTCTCACTGCATTGCACCCACGCTCCCGAGGCCGCGGCGCCGTCCACGCCCGCGGCCACGGTGGCCACGCCCCAGTGGCCCGAAGCCCAGCCTCCCGCGCTCCGGCTTCCCGACACCATCCAGCCCACCCACTACACGCTGGACCTGAGGCTCATCTCCACGGAGCAGACGTTCTCGGGCACCGTCACCGTCGAAGTCGACGTGCGCGAGCCGGTGCGTCAGGTCTGGCTGCACGGCCAGGACCTGGAGGTGAGCTCGGCGCGCATCGAGACGGCGGCGCGCACGCTCGAGGCGAAGCCCGTCACCGAGAGCGAAGGCCGGTTGGGCCTGCTCCTGCCGGAGACGCTGGCGGCGGGCAAGGCCCGCATCGTCATCGCCTTCAGCGGCAAGGTCGACCGCGAGCGCAGCCGGGGCCTGTACTCCGTGGCGGAGGGGGGCCACGACTACTTCTACACCTTCTTCGAGCCGGTGGACGCGCGCCGCGCCTTCCCGTGCTTCGACGAGCCGGGCTTCAAGGTGCCCTGGAAGCTGCGCTTCACCGTGAAGGACACGGACGTGGCGCTGGCCAACCACGCCATCGAGTCGAAGGAGGCGCTGCCCGGTGGGCTCCAGCGCGTCACCTTCATCGACAGCAAGCCCATGCCCAGCTACCTCGTCGCCTTCATGGTGGGGCCGTTCGACGTGGTGGACGCGGGCACCACGGGACGCAACAAGGTGCCGCTGCGCTTCGTCGTTCCGAAGGGCCGCGGCCCGGAGACGGCGTACGCGGCCAGCGTCACGCCGCGCATCATCACCGTGCTGGAGGACTTCTTCGACCAGACCTATCCCTACGAGAAGTTGGATGTCGCGGTGGTGCCGCGCTACTGGGGCACCATGGAGCACCCGGGCCTCGTCGCCATGGGCCAGCCCCTGACGCTCATCAAGCCCGGCGAGGAGACGATTCAACGCCGCCGGCGCTACGTCCAGATTGCCGGCCATGAGCTGGGGCACTACTGGTTCGGCAACATCGTCACCTGCCACTGGTGGGATGACATCTGGCTCAACGAGTCGCTGACCTCGTGGCTGGACCGCAAGCAGATGGACGGCTTCGAGCCCGCGTGGGGCTATGGGCGGGACGCCAGCAGCGGCGACCGGATGGCCGCGATGGAGACGGACGCGCTCGGCTCCACGCTCCCGGTGCGCAAGGCGGCGACGACGCATGACGGGATTCAGGGGGTCTTCGACAATTCCACCACCTATTCCAAGGGCGCGGCGCTGCTCGACATGCTCGAGTCCTGGATGGGCGCGGAGAAGATGCGCGACATGCTCCGCCGCCATGTCCGCAAGCACGCGTGGAGCACGGCGACGGCGGATGACTTCGCCGGCACGATTGCCGAAGCCGCGGGGCCGGACCTCGCCCGCGCCTTCCGGACCTTCATCGACCAGGCCGGTGTGCCCCGCGTCTCCGCCGAGCTCCAGTGCGAGACGGGCAAGGCCCCCAGGCTCAAGCTGTCCCAGGAGCGCTATGTGCCCGTGGGCTCCACCACCTCCACCGCGCAGACGTGGTCCATCCCCGTGTGCGTGCGCGCCGGAGGCCGCGCTGGGGACACGCGTGTCTGCCAGATTCTCTCCGAGCGCACGGGCGAGTTGGAGCTGCCCCTCAAGAGCTGCCCCCAGTGGGTGCTGCTCAACGCGAACGGCGCGGGCTACTACCGCTCCAGCTACACGTCCCAGCAGCTCACGCAGGTGCTGGCCTCGCCCAAGGGCACGCTGAGTGTCGCGGAGCGGCTGACGCTGCTCTCGGACGCGGAGGCCGCGGCGAGCAGGGGAGACCTGCCGCTGGGTGATGCGCTGAAGCTGGTGCCGGGCACGGTGTCGGACTCGAACCGCGCCATCGTCACCGCGGGCGCCAATCTCCTCGGGCTGGTGCGGCAGGACTCGCTCACTCCCGCCGAGCGCACGCGCTTCCGTGCCTGGGTGGGTCAGCTCTACGGGCCTCGCGCCCGGGCCCTGGGGTGGCAGCCTCGGCCGGGCGACACCGACGAGGTGAAGCAGCTGCGCTCGCTGTTGCTCAATCTGGCGGTGGGCATGGGGGATGACGCGGCCCTGGCGCGCGATGCGCAGAAGCTCGCGCGTGCGTGGCTGGACAAGCGCGACAGCGTCAGCGCGGAGGCCGCGCCCCTGGCGCTGCGGGTCGCCGCGCGCACCTCGGACCGCTCGCTGTTCGACACGATTCTCGCGCAGGCGCGCAAGGCGAAGGACCACAACGAGCGACAGGAGCTGCTCTTCCCGCTCGCGTTCTTCACGGACCCGGCGCTGGTGCGCGAGTCCCTGGCCCTGGTGAATGGCGGCGAGTTCGACGTGCGCGACACGTACAAGCTCCTCGGGGTGTCGTTCTTCAAGGTCGATTCGCGCGAGGCGGCGTGGAAGTACTTCCGCGAGCAGTTCGATTCGATGGCGGCCAAGGTCCGCTCGGATGACCTGAGCGGCATCGTGGGGTTCACCAGCCAGCTCTGCGACGACACCCAGCGCGCGGAGCTGGAGGCGTTCCTGGGTCCCCGCGTGGCGAAGCTGGAGGGGGCTCCTCACGCCTATGAGCAGGCGCTGGAGACCATCCGCCTGTGCGTGGAAGCGGACCGCGTCCACCGGCCCAGCGTGCAGTCCTTCCTGAGCCGCCTGCCCCGCTGA
- a CDS encoding arylamine N-acetyltransferase, with amino-acid sequence MFDAGRYLERIGAVPGASLAALHHAHLESVPFENLDIHLGRPIRLDVDALFDKVVTRRRGGFCYELNGLFSRLLVSRGYAVTPLSAKVASEPKDGTFGPEFDHLALQVEDGGGRWLVDVGFGDGFLEPLRLDERGVQTRGGHDFRLVPEGERLILLRDVGTGWEAQYSLSLVPRALGDFTGMCHYHQTSPDSFFTQRRLCTRATPNGRVTLKEGALVLTQGREKQEVPVEENARGQALAEHFGIHL; translated from the coding sequence ATGTTCGACGCTGGCCGCTATCTCGAACGCATCGGTGCCGTGCCGGGCGCATCGCTGGCCGCGCTGCACCACGCCCACCTGGAGTCAGTCCCCTTCGAGAACCTGGACATCCACCTGGGCCGGCCCATCCGGCTCGACGTGGATGCATTGTTCGACAAGGTCGTCACGCGCCGGCGCGGCGGGTTCTGCTACGAGCTCAACGGCCTGTTCTCGCGGCTGCTCGTCTCACGCGGCTACGCGGTGACGCCGCTGTCGGCGAAAGTGGCCTCCGAACCCAAGGACGGGACGTTCGGCCCTGAGTTCGACCACCTGGCGCTCCAAGTGGAAGACGGCGGCGGGCGCTGGCTGGTCGACGTGGGCTTCGGCGATGGATTCCTGGAGCCCTTGCGTCTGGATGAGCGCGGTGTGCAGACGCGCGGCGGGCACGACTTCCGGCTTGTGCCCGAAGGTGAGCGGCTCATCCTCTTGAGGGATGTGGGCACGGGTTGGGAGGCGCAGTACTCGCTGTCCCTGGTGCCTCGCGCCCTGGGGGACTTCACCGGGATGTGTCACTACCACCAGACCTCGCCGGACTCCTTCTTCACGCAGCGCAGGCTGTGTACGCGTGCCACGCCGAACGGCCGCGTCACGCTCAAGGAAGGCGCGCTCGTGCTCACCCAGGGACGCGAGAAGCAGGAGGTGCCCGTGGAGGAGAACGCCCGAGGGCAGGCGCTCGCGGAGCACTTCGGCATCCACCTCTGA
- a CDS encoding DUF6531 domain-containing protein, protein MAVGHPVDVASGALFNHWVDLHLPGSMPLLIERYYSTALLKTPATPELLRARVASGLRGVAAQEPGRVHLHEGWIPASSVAVSQPGALACADFATVSASSSRPRR, encoded by the coding sequence GTGGCCGTCGGTCATCCCGTGGATGTCGCCTCGGGGGCGCTGTTCAACCACTGGGTGGACCTGCACCTGCCAGGCTCCATGCCGCTGCTCATCGAGCGCTATTACAGCACCGCGCTGCTCAAGACTCCGGCGACGCCCGAGCTGCTTCGGGCCCGGGTAGCGTCTGGGCTTCGAGGCGTCGCTGCGCAGGAACCTGGAAGGGTTCACCTACACGAAGGATGGATTCCAGCGAGCAGTGTCGCGGTGAGCCAGCCCGGCGCACTCGCATGCGCGGACTTCGCCACGGTGAGCGCATCGTCCAGTCGCCCCAGGCGATGA
- a CDS encoding tetratricopeptide repeat protein, translating into MWMTLVSLLLLAGTADEEQWLVEQIASTCVGKAELARQAAQALAARQLDAALEKYTSLSRCAPAVPIVQRRMGLVFFEKGDFRKAEEHYRKALALEVTTTNQLALLQALVRQERTLDAPRRAEMQRLYDELMRSGGERVDIWSNLTYVAFHLDDIPSTRRAAQRAIALGATTWHPYFYGGMAEAVGESPNPTRALSLLERAEQLGGPKKHIASFRERLLEAQRPH; encoded by the coding sequence ATGTGGATGACACTCGTCAGCCTTCTGCTCCTCGCTGGGACCGCCGACGAGGAGCAATGGCTCGTCGAGCAGATTGCCTCCACGTGCGTGGGCAAGGCCGAACTCGCGAGGCAGGCTGCACAGGCGCTCGCCGCGCGTCAGCTGGATGCCGCGCTCGAGAAGTACACGTCCCTCTCCCGCTGCGCTCCGGCCGTCCCCATCGTCCAGCGGCGGATGGGATTGGTCTTCTTCGAGAAGGGGGACTTCCGCAAGGCGGAGGAACACTACCGCAAGGCCCTCGCCCTGGAGGTCACCACCACCAACCAACTCGCGCTGCTGCAGGCCCTCGTCCGCCAGGAGCGCACGCTGGATGCCCCCCGCCGTGCCGAAATGCAGCGCCTCTATGACGAGCTGATGCGCTCTGGCGGAGAGCGCGTGGACATCTGGTCGAACCTCACCTACGTCGCCTTCCACCTGGACGATATCCCCTCGACCCGCCGCGCGGCACAGAGAGCCATCGCGCTGGGGGCGACGACGTGGCATCCGTATTTCTACGGCGGCATGGCCGAGGCGGTGGGAGAGTCGCCCAACCCCACACGCGCCCTCTCGCTCCTGGAGCGAGCCGAGCAGTTGGGCGGTCCCAAGAAGCACATCGCGTCCTTCCGTGAGCGACTTCTCGAGGCGCAGCGTCCTCACTGA
- a CDS encoding PPC domain-containing protein, with amino-acid sequence MSETRAGSVAKFANANYGPISAMAGTQFKVTMTGTGDPDLHVRFGAAPTTTQYDCRPYTAIAAETCSLTVPVGAPAAYIMVNGYSAATFSLTLEYTKP; translated from the coding sequence TTGTCGGAGACCCGCGCGGGCTCCGTGGCGAAGTTCGCCAATGCCAACTACGGCCCCATCTCCGCGATGGCCGGCACCCAGTTCAAGGTGACGATGACGGGCACGGGCGACCCGGACCTGCATGTCAGGTTTGGTGCGGCCCCCACCACAACGCAGTATGACTGTCGTCCCTACACGGCGATCGCCGCCGAGACGTGCAGCCTGACGGTGCCGGTGGGCGCGCCAGCGGCATACATCATGGTGAATGGCTACTCGGCCGCCACGTTCAGTCTGACCCTCGAATACACCAAGCCGTAG
- a CDS encoding M57 family metalloprotease, producing MFRKTAVLAVTCGTLLVGCGTDSEAEHREIVSNLIKAGFPAGDIRVADGAVYVGRDAHVTLEASREMLLAPEGSAEQYRTTNLVGTGVTKICLNPSADFSSYANLSQGLDQAIINYNERGLRLTFARGPASGCTASITVQTTSGAGGQAGFPSGGLPYGNILIGTGLNSYSVDVNEHVITHEVGHAIGFRHSDYYNRSISCGVGGDEGEAGVGAILIPNTPSTATVGGSIMNSCFRSTESGEWTSTDITALNSLYAMLPTGPGTVRMVAAGGFSPGYGADGTTRFLPGDFNGDGKVDFIAIHPRSGTYANTLLSNGNGTFRMVASGGFNSTYAADGATSFLPGDFNGDGKVDFVAIHPRSGTYANTFLSNGDGTFRMVASGGFTPGYVADGATRFLPGDFNGDGKVDFVAIHPRSGTYANTLLSNGDGTFRMVASGGFSSNYWADGSTSFLPGDFNGDGKVDFVAIQPRSGTYANTFLSNGDGTFRMVASGGFNSTYEADGSTRFLPGDFNGDGKVDFVAIHPRSGTYANTLLSNGDGTFRMVASGGFSSNYWADGSTSFLPGDFNGDGKVDFVAIQPRSGTYANTFLSNGDGTFRMVASGGFSANYWADGSTRFLPGDFNADGKADFITIHPVSGAFADTFLMN from the coding sequence ATGTTCAGGAAGACAGCCGTTCTCGCTGTGACTTGCGGCACATTGCTGGTGGGGTGTGGCACTGACTCAGAGGCAGAGCACCGGGAGATTGTCTCCAACCTCATCAAGGCAGGCTTTCCCGCCGGCGACATCCGGGTCGCCGACGGTGCCGTGTACGTGGGCCGCGACGCCCATGTCACCCTGGAGGCGTCCCGTGAGATGCTCCTGGCCCCCGAGGGGAGCGCGGAGCAGTACCGCACGACCAACCTTGTCGGCACGGGCGTGACGAAGATTTGCCTCAACCCCTCCGCTGATTTCAGCAGTTACGCCAACCTGAGCCAGGGGTTGGACCAGGCCATCATCAACTACAACGAGCGGGGCCTGCGCCTCACCTTCGCCCGTGGCCCGGCCAGCGGCTGTACGGCGTCCATCACGGTACAGACGACGTCCGGCGCTGGCGGTCAGGCGGGCTTTCCATCGGGGGGCCTTCCCTACGGGAACATCCTTATCGGCACCGGTCTGAACAGCTACAGCGTGGACGTGAACGAGCACGTCATCACCCATGAAGTGGGCCACGCCATCGGCTTCCGCCACTCGGACTACTACAACCGCAGCATCAGCTGCGGCGTTGGGGGCGACGAAGGCGAGGCGGGTGTTGGCGCCATCCTCATTCCCAACACGCCGAGCACGGCGACCGTGGGCGGGTCCATCATGAACTCCTGCTTCCGTTCGACGGAGAGCGGCGAGTGGACCAGCACCGACATCACGGCGCTGAACTCCCTCTACGCGATGCTCCCGACCGGGCCTGGAACCGTGAGGATGGTGGCCGCTGGCGGATTCAGCCCGGGCTACGGAGCGGATGGGACCACGCGCTTCCTGCCGGGCGACTTCAATGGTGACGGCAAGGTGGACTTCATTGCCATCCATCCTCGCAGCGGCACCTATGCCAACACGTTGCTTTCGAACGGTAATGGGACCTTCCGGATGGTGGCGTCGGGTGGATTCAACTCCACCTACGCAGCGGATGGGGCCACGTCCTTCCTGCCGGGCGACTTCAATGGCGACGGCAAGGTGGACTTCGTCGCCATCCATCCGCGCAGTGGCACCTATGCCAACACCTTCCTCTCGAACGGTGACGGCACCTTCCGGATGGTGGCGTCGGGTGGCTTCACTCCGGGCTATGTAGCGGATGGGGCCACGCGCTTCCTGCCGGGCGACTTCAATGGCGACGGCAAGGTGGACTTCGTCGCCATCCATCCTCGCAGCGGCACCTATGCCAACACGTTGCTCTCGAACGGTGATGGGACCTTCCGGATGGTGGCGTCGGGTGGATTCAGTTCCAACTACTGGGCGGATGGGTCCACGTCCTTCCTGCCGGGCGACTTCAATGGCGATGGCAAGGTGGACTTCGTCGCCATCCAGCCGCGCAGCGGCACCTATGCCAACACCTTCCTCTCGAACGGTGACGGCACCTTCCGGATGGTGGCGTCGGGTGGATTCAACTCCACCTATGAAGCGGATGGCTCCACGCGCTTCCTGCCGGGCGACTTCAATGGCGACGGCAAGGTGGACTTCGTCGCCATCCATCCTCGCAGCGGCACCTATGCCAACACGTTGCTCTCGAACGGTGATGGGACCTTCCGGATGGTGGCGTCGGGTGGATTCAGTTCCAACTACTGGGCGGATGGGTCCACGTCCTTCCTGCCGGGCGACTTCAATGGCGATGGCAAGGTGGACTTCGTCGCCATCCAGCCGCGCAGCGGCACCTATGCCAACACCTTCCTCTCGAATGGTGATGGGACCTTCCGGATGGTGGCGTCGGGTGGATTCAGCGCCAACTACTGGGCCGATGGGTCCACGCGTTTCCTGCCGGGCGACTTCAACGCCGATGGCAAGGCGGACTTCATCACCATCCATCCGGTCTCTGGAGCCTTCGCTGACACATTCCTGATGAACTGA
- a CDS encoding DUF6624 domain-containing protein codes for MRRLVVVLAALNLAACAQGGGATESPGTAQVATEKSPPLTVEPTPEARKAAAEADGLSRKGESAQALPLFRVAWEGGVRNKDLAYDAACAASLAKAPDEALVWLGRAVDGGFDNVKHLKNDPDLDSVRGLPGYAPLEARVVAAEAKLLEAADPALRDELLRRMDEDQEARKALMVSNFKDEAAKVKLREVDARNTAWLKGVVAKVGWPGRAVAGVRGAFAAWLLVQHADQDVAFQAEVLPMLEKAVARGEGSAKDLAYLMDRVAVNTGKPQRYGTQLEEVNGRMAPKNLEDPAGVNARRASVGLGTLEEYLAGVERMRAAIQKP; via the coding sequence ATGCGTCGTCTCGTTGTGGTGTTGGCTGCGTTGAACCTGGCTGCTTGTGCGCAGGGAGGTGGGGCGACTGAGTCGCCTGGGACGGCGCAGGTCGCGACGGAGAAGTCCCCGCCGCTGACGGTGGAGCCCACGCCCGAGGCGCGCAAGGCGGCGGCGGAGGCGGATGGGTTGTCACGCAAGGGGGAGTCCGCGCAGGCGCTGCCCTTGTTCCGGGTGGCCTGGGAGGGTGGGGTGAGGAACAAGGACCTGGCCTACGACGCGGCGTGTGCGGCGTCGCTCGCGAAGGCGCCGGACGAGGCGTTGGTGTGGCTGGGGCGGGCGGTGGATGGGGGCTTCGACAACGTAAAGCATTTGAAGAATGACCCGGACCTGGACAGTGTCCGGGGGCTGCCGGGGTATGCGCCGTTGGAGGCGCGGGTGGTGGCGGCGGAGGCGAAGTTGCTCGAGGCCGCGGACCCGGCGCTTCGGGATGAGCTGCTGCGGCGGATGGACGAGGACCAGGAGGCGCGCAAGGCGCTGATGGTCTCGAACTTCAAGGACGAAGCGGCGAAGGTGAAGCTGCGCGAAGTGGATGCGCGCAACACGGCGTGGCTGAAGGGGGTCGTCGCGAAGGTGGGGTGGCCGGGGCGCGCGGTGGCGGGGGTTCGCGGCGCGTTCGCGGCGTGGCTGCTGGTCCAGCACGCGGACCAGGACGTGGCGTTCCAGGCGGAGGTGTTGCCGATGCTGGAGAAGGCGGTGGCGCGGGGCGAGGGTTCGGCGAAGGACCTCGCGTACCTGATGGACCGGGTGGCGGTGAACACCGGCAAGCCGCAGCGCTACGGAACGCAGTTGGAAGAGGTGAATGGCCGCATGGCGCCCAAGAATCTGGAGGACCCGGCCGGGGTGAATGCCCGCCGCGCGTCCGTGGGCCTGGGGACCCTGGAGGAGTATCTCGCGGGGGTCGAGCGGATGCGGGCGGCGATCCAGAAGCCCTGA